The Acidobacteriota bacterium genome includes a region encoding these proteins:
- a CDS encoding tetratricopeptide repeat protein, producing MRGRTTLPPRSWGHAAVFERWYRLGVELARSGEYAQALDPLERALAHARLQPGLGVTPHLRSFYGLALAHAEGDLDRGRRLCEEAVRACPMEAELYVNAARVYLLLPRKDLAVEALETALALEPDCAPAQRLLASLGRRRPPVFSFLPRQHPLNRYAGLLRARLLPSSRQRPGRSS from the coding sequence ATGAGGGGACGCACCACTCTGCCGCCGCGCTCATGGGGCCACGCGGCCGTCTTCGAGCGCTGGTACCGCCTGGGGGTCGAGCTGGCTCGCTCGGGGGAATACGCCCAGGCGCTCGATCCGCTGGAGCGCGCCCTGGCGCACGCGAGGCTCCAGCCGGGCCTCGGCGTCACTCCGCACCTGCGCTCGTTCTACGGCCTGGCCCTGGCGCACGCGGAGGGCGACCTGGACCGGGGAAGGCGCCTGTGCGAGGAGGCGGTGCGGGCCTGCCCGATGGAGGCGGAGTTGTACGTGAACGCGGCCCGCGTCTATCTCCTCCTCCCGCGCAAGGACCTCGCGGTGGAGGCTCTCGAAACGGCGCTGGCGCTCGAGCCCGACTGCGCCCCGGCCCAGCGGCTCCTGGCCTCTCTCGGACGTCGCCGGCCCCCCGTCTTCTCTTTCCTCCCGCGCCAGCACCCTCTCAACCGCTACGCCGGGCTTCTGCGCGCCCGGCTGCTTCCCTCCAGCCGGCAACGCCCCGGGCGCAGCTCCTGA